One genomic window of Prochlorococcus marinus str. NATL2A includes the following:
- a CDS encoding cAMP phosphodiesterase — protein sequence MNCKSLIFSIVFICSGSTSILADEYQRGYSSSKTCTRNEYREEYIPGTRKDPGYVKKWEETVEVPCPGAGSTFDNNEFDNNDCSEGKIAGGILGAGFATAISRGKDRWWAIPAGLVGGSMVGCQIDGG from the coding sequence ATGAATTGTAAATCTTTAATTTTTTCAATAGTTTTTATTTGCAGTGGATCAACATCGATTCTTGCAGATGAATATCAGCGAGGCTACTCTTCTAGTAAAACTTGCACGAGAAACGAATATAGAGAAGAATATATTCCGGGGACAAGAAAAGATCCTGGATATGTCAAAAAATGGGAGGAAACAGTTGAAGTTCCTTGCCCAGGTGCTGGATCAACATTCGATAACAATGAATTTGATAACAATGATTGCTCTGAAGGCAAAATTGCAGGAGGAATTTTAGGCGCTGGCTTCGCTACAGCAATATCCAGAGGAAAAGATCGTTGGTGGGCAATTCCTGCTGGTTTGGTAGGAGGGTCAATGGTTGGATGTCAGATTGATGGTGGTTGA
- a CDS encoding 23S rRNA (pseudouridine(1915)-N(3))-methyltransferase RlmH: MLNISHYKIIAIGKIKKKWIQEGIEMYLKRLPGLEVKEIKDSTQLKEEHTIKEIISKNEFLVTLNENGQSFTSKQLATKLLNSHNQNITFVIGGASGLSSSLNNLASWQLSLSPLTFPHEIARLLLIEQLYRAKAITQGGPYHKE; the protein is encoded by the coding sequence ATGCTTAATATTTCACACTATAAAATCATTGCTATAGGAAAAATAAAAAAAAAGTGGATTCAAGAAGGTATAGAAATGTACCTAAAAAGATTACCTGGTTTAGAAGTTAAAGAAATTAAAGACAGCACACAATTAAAAGAAGAACATACGATCAAAGAAATTATCAGCAAAAATGAATTTCTGGTAACTCTTAACGAAAATGGGCAATCATTTACATCAAAACAACTAGCAACAAAACTTCTAAATTCTCACAATCAAAATATTACTTTTGTTATTGGAGGTGCTTCAGGTCTTTCCTCTTCCCTTAACAATTTAGCCTCTTGGCAATTAAGTCTTTCACCTCTAACTTTTCCGCATGAAATAGCTCGCCTATTACTAATAGAACAGCTCTACCGCGCAAAAGCAATCACCCAAGGAGGCCCTTACCACAAGGAATAA
- a CDS encoding DMT family transporter — translation MREKLLTNKLNIEKNFKGIRFLIGSGFAFSLMTVCVKAIGGRIPISELVFARATISIIITRFYLYKNNINPWGYQKRLLIIRGLLGTVALFCIFKALTILPIATATVIQYIYPTFTVICAYIILKEFILSRIVYSIIIGWIGIVLVSQPEFTGNSNIQETILAIIIAIFGALMTSLAYICVRKLSSKEHPLVIIYYFPLVSIPLSIPFIINDFVLPSGTDWFWIIGIGIFTQIGQLCITEGLRLLPAGQATSLNYSQVIFASIWGVLIFQEKITSSIYLGGFCVLISTIISMSASKRTQSKI, via the coding sequence TTGAGAGAAAAACTACTTACCAATAAATTAAATATAGAAAAAAATTTTAAAGGGATCAGATTTTTAATAGGAAGCGGTTTTGCATTTAGCCTTATGACTGTTTGTGTGAAGGCGATTGGGGGAAGGATCCCTATTTCAGAACTTGTATTTGCACGAGCTACAATAAGTATAATAATAACAAGATTTTACTTATATAAAAATAACATTAACCCTTGGGGATATCAGAAAAGATTATTAATTATAAGGGGTTTACTAGGAACAGTTGCACTATTTTGTATTTTCAAAGCTCTTACAATATTACCTATTGCAACAGCAACAGTAATACAATACATTTATCCAACTTTTACAGTGATATGTGCTTACATAATTTTAAAGGAATTTATATTAAGTAGAATAGTATATTCAATCATTATTGGTTGGATAGGAATTGTTTTAGTTAGTCAGCCTGAATTCACCGGCAACAGTAATATTCAAGAGACAATATTAGCAATAATCATTGCAATATTTGGTGCACTGATGACATCATTGGCATATATATGTGTAAGGAAGCTTTCTTCCAAAGAACACCCTCTTGTAATTATTTACTACTTCCCTTTGGTCTCTATCCCCTTATCTATTCCTTTTATTATTAATGATTTTGTATTACCTTCTGGTACAGATTGGTTCTGGATAATAGGTATTGGTATTTTTACACAGATTGGACAACTCTGTATAACAGAGGGGTTAAGACTACTACCAGCTGGCCAAGCAACTTCACTAAATTATTCACAAGTTATATTTGCAAGTATATGGGGAGTATTGATATTTCAAGAAAAAATAACAAGTTCAATATACTTAGGTGGATTTTGCGTTCTTATTTCTACTATTATTAGTATGAGTGCATCCAAGAGAACACAATCAAAAATATGA
- a CDS encoding LexA family protein yields MGSNRSRSSSTEGLSSLLIPTISAGFPSPAEDYIELGIDLNKYLIKNPISTFFLRVSGNSMNNAGIYNNDLLIIDRSINPNPGHIVVALLDGEFTLKRLIKKQDSYYLKADKENYPAINLYEYIDIQIWGVAIYSIHELQQSKV; encoded by the coding sequence ATGGGTTCAAATCGCTCTCGCTCTTCATCAACAGAAGGCTTGTCGTCACTATTAATTCCAACTATCTCTGCAGGCTTTCCTTCTCCTGCGGAAGACTACATAGAGCTCGGTATCGATCTAAACAAATACTTAATCAAGAATCCAATAAGCACCTTCTTTCTACGTGTAAGCGGTAATTCAATGAATAACGCAGGAATTTATAACAACGATTTATTAATCATAGATCGCAGTATAAACCCAAATCCTGGACATATTGTAGTTGCTCTCTTGGATGGAGAATTCACATTAAAAAGACTTATCAAAAAGCAAGATAGTTATTATCTGAAAGCAGATAAAGAAAATTATCCAGCAATAAACTTATATGAATATATAGATATACAAATATGGGGAGTAGCGATTTATTCGATACATGAACTACAACAATCAAAAGTCTAA
- the ruvA gene encoding Holliday junction branch migration protein RuvA, whose product MISWLKGEKVHTWKISSRKGVVLNVGGVGYEIQLLPKQIDKAEVLNEFELWIHQIDREDGTSLYGFIEVNQRDLFREIISVNGIGPQIGMAMLEEFEVPQLVNAIENKESNLLTKTQGIGKRIAERLIVELRNKLQRFTDNDKTIHENKNDIEANQFSKYIDEIYLILNSLGYVDNEIKESIKIITINEKENSLLLNSSSAEEKADLMDKHLKEILMKLSEKST is encoded by the coding sequence ATGATTAGCTGGTTAAAAGGCGAAAAAGTTCATACTTGGAAAATATCCTCAAGAAAAGGAGTCGTTCTAAATGTTGGTGGTGTTGGCTATGAAATACAACTATTACCAAAACAAATAGATAAAGCTGAAGTTTTAAATGAGTTTGAATTATGGATTCATCAAATAGATCGTGAAGATGGCACAAGTTTATATGGTTTTATAGAGGTTAATCAAAGAGATCTATTTCGAGAAATAATCAGTGTAAATGGAATAGGCCCCCAAATAGGTATGGCTATGTTAGAGGAATTTGAAGTTCCTCAATTAGTTAATGCAATAGAAAATAAAGAATCTAATTTATTAACAAAAACCCAAGGCATAGGTAAAAGAATAGCAGAGAGATTAATAGTTGAGCTAAGAAATAAACTTCAAAGATTTACAGATAATGATAAAACAATTCATGAAAACAAAAATGACATAGAGGCTAATCAATTCTCCAAATATATTGATGAAATATATTTAATTCTAAATTCACTTGGCTATGTAGATAATGAAATAAAAGAATCAATTAAAATAATCACAATCAATGAAAAAGAAAATTCTTTGTTATTGAATTCATCATCTGCAGAAGAAAAAGCAGATCTAATGGATAAACATCTCAAAGAGATTCTTATGAAATTAAGTGAAAAGAGTACTTGA
- the dnaG gene encoding DNA primase has protein sequence MASARLHPKTIESVKERVDIVDVVGEHVVLKKKGKEYVGICPFHDDSKPSMSVIPGKQFYYCFSCGAGGNAIKFLMEFQRQSFSDVVLELAKKYQVPIDTIEGPQQERLKQQLSRRDTLYRVLKTATGWFRNQLNSPCGENALNYLKNKRNLSDGTLINFELGFAPDNWDSLLKYFVDIEKVSVEILESAGLIVPRKGGNGFYDRFRNRIIVPIHDRQKRVIGFGGRSLDGSEPKYLNSPETEIFEKGKNLFGFDKSTLSIRKKDYAVVVEGYFDVMALHDSGITNVVASLGTALSRNQITLLSRATDSKKILLNFDSDNAGIRAANRAISEVENLAIQGQLDLRVLQLPSGKDPDEFLKDNSPSEYEALAAKSPLWMDWQIDQSLKDLDLSKSDQFQEAVSSLVSLLGKLPQTAIRTHYLQKVAQRLSGGQGRFSLQLEEDLRNQISGQRWHGRSKKIDKPQEISLRERSEADILFTYIHCPNYRSFIRYELRLRDLDDFAINHHRAIWSTISNIEENMFGPEIVEKINRFNDSNNILADVDLIKKLLDNFLSSDNEHLPKLTPLLDVNELRLATLNDPESLIRGALAALEKQKSLKRCRHLIDAWSSQRLQTLENCIASLIVQEKSEPSDSSDMEQRVISMFEDLNNDAINFQQLYYAERKHILNLDQQRCYK, from the coding sequence ATGGCTTCTGCTCGACTACATCCTAAGACAATTGAGTCTGTAAAAGAGCGCGTAGATATTGTTGATGTTGTTGGTGAACACGTCGTTTTAAAGAAAAAAGGTAAAGAATATGTTGGAATATGTCCTTTTCATGATGATAGTAAACCTTCAATGTCAGTAATTCCTGGCAAGCAATTTTATTATTGTTTTTCATGTGGAGCTGGTGGAAATGCAATTAAATTCTTAATGGAGTTTCAGAGACAAAGTTTTAGTGATGTTGTTCTTGAGTTGGCTAAGAAATATCAAGTACCAATTGATACGATTGAAGGACCTCAACAAGAAAGACTCAAGCAACAGCTTTCACGTAGAGATACCCTTTATCGTGTTTTAAAAACCGCTACTGGTTGGTTTAGAAATCAATTGAATTCTCCATGTGGAGAAAATGCACTTAATTACCTTAAGAATAAGCGTAATTTAAGTGATGGAACTTTAATCAATTTTGAACTTGGTTTTGCTCCAGATAATTGGGATTCACTGCTTAAATATTTTGTAGACATTGAAAAAGTCAGTGTTGAAATCCTTGAATCGGCGGGATTGATTGTTCCTCGAAAGGGTGGTAATGGTTTCTATGACAGATTTCGCAATCGAATAATTGTTCCTATTCACGACAGGCAAAAAAGAGTTATTGGTTTCGGCGGACGAAGTCTTGATGGTTCAGAACCTAAGTATTTAAATTCACCTGAGACTGAAATCTTTGAAAAAGGAAAAAATCTTTTTGGTTTTGATAAATCCACACTTTCCATTAGGAAAAAAGATTATGCAGTTGTTGTAGAGGGATATTTTGATGTGATGGCACTTCATGATTCGGGTATTACAAATGTTGTCGCTTCTTTAGGAACAGCATTAAGTCGCAATCAAATAACGCTTCTTTCTCGTGCCACCGATAGTAAAAAGATCCTCTTAAATTTTGACTCAGATAATGCTGGAATTCGTGCGGCTAATAGAGCCATTAGTGAAGTAGAAAACCTTGCTATTCAAGGTCAACTAGATTTACGAGTCCTTCAATTACCTTCAGGTAAAGATCCAGATGAATTTCTTAAGGATAATTCTCCATCCGAATATGAAGCATTAGCGGCAAAATCACCTCTTTGGATGGATTGGCAAATTGATCAATCATTGAAGGATTTAGATTTAAGTAAATCTGATCAATTTCAGGAAGCCGTTAGCAGCTTAGTAAGTCTCCTTGGAAAGCTTCCTCAAACTGCAATTAGAACTCATTATCTACAGAAGGTTGCTCAGCGTCTTAGTGGAGGTCAAGGTAGATTCTCTCTACAACTAGAGGAGGATTTACGTAATCAAATAAGTGGTCAAAGATGGCACGGTCGATCGAAAAAAATTGATAAGCCTCAAGAAATTAGTCTCAGAGAAAGAAGTGAGGCAGATATACTTTTTACTTATATTCACTGTCCTAATTATAGATCTTTTATTCGTTATGAACTTCGATTAAGGGATCTTGATGATTTCGCGATTAATCATCATCGTGCAATATGGTCTACAATAAGTAACATTGAGGAAAATATGTTTGGTCCTGAAATTGTTGAGAAGATTAATCGTTTTAATGATTCTAATAATATTTTAGCTGATGTTGATTTAATTAAAAAGTTGTTAGATAATTTCCTATCCAGTGATAATGAGCATCTTCCTAAACTTACTCCTTTACTAGATGTTAATGAACTTCGTTTGGCAACATTAAATGACCCCGAGTCGCTCATCCGTGGAGCTTTGGCTGCTCTTGAAAAGCAAAAATCCTTAAAACGTTGTAGACATTTAATTGATGCATGGAGTTCGCAGAGATTGCAAACCCTTGAGAATTGTATAGCCTCTCTTATTGTTCAGGAAAAATCTGAGCCTAGCGATTCATCTGATATGGAACAGAGAGTTATTAGCATGTTTGAAGACTTAAATAATGATGCTATAAATTTTCAACAACTTTATTACGCGGAAAGAAAACACATACTAAATCTAGATCAACAGAGATGTTATAAATAA
- a CDS encoding DNA polymerase III subunit alpha, producing MAFVPIHNHSDYSLLDGASQLPLMVQRAKELGMPALALTDHGVMYGAIELLKLCKAANIKPIIGNEMYVINGSIDDPQPKKEKRYHLVVVAKNQIGYENLVKLTTLSHLNGVRGRGIFSRPCIDKYLFKKYSEGLICSTACLGGEIPQAILKGRNDVAREVAAWYKEVLGDDFYLEIQDHGSIEDRIVNSEIVKISEELDIKIIATNDAHYLSKNDIEAHDALICVLTGKLISDHKRLRYTGTEYIKSEDEMRSLFTDHLDKNVINSAIENTVKLSNKVEEYKILGTYKMPNFPIPDGYQPIEYLKEITIKGLLEILDISKFENLPITYKERLDYELKVIEQMGFPTYFLVVWDYIRFAREQNIPVGPGRGSAAGSLVAFSLHITNIDPVENGLLFERFLNPERKSMPDIDTDFCIERRGEVIDYVTKKYGEDKVAQIITFNRMTSKAVLKDVARVLDIPYGDADRLAKLIPVVRGKPAKLAAMISKESPNKDFYEKYNNDSKVKKWVDMAMRIEGTNKTFGVHAAGVVIAANSLDNLVPLQRNNDGQIITQYFMEDIESLGLLKMDFLGLRNLTMIEKTIDLVEKSIGKRLDPDSLPFTDEKTFELLSRGDLEGIFQLESSGMRQIVKDLKPSSLEDISSILALYRPGPLDAGLIPKFINRKHGKESIDFQHQSLEPILSETYGIMVYQEQIMKIAQDLAGYSLGQADLLRRAMGKKKVSEMQRHRAIFVDGAVKNGVTNVIAEQLFDQMVLFAEYCFNKSHSTAYGAVTYQTAYLKAHYPVAYMAALLTVNAGSADKIQRYISNCNSMGINVMPPNINTSGVDFTPKDNSILFGFSAVKNLGDGAIRKIITSRDEDGQFTSLAQFCDRISLGSVNRRGLEALIHSGALDCLEKNANRAQLIADLDLTIEWASSRAKDRTSGQGNLFDLSNSTNNESSPTDDYSSAPKAKEVQEYLPSDKLKLEKEHVGFYLSDHPLKQLSEPAKLIAPISLSSLEDQKDKSKVSVIAMIPEMREVTTRKGDRMAIIQLEDLTGSCEAVVFPKSYERLSDHLMVETRLLIWGSVDRRDETVQLLIDDCREIDDLRFLLIDLRPDQATDINIQHKLRECLSKNRPNRNELGVRIPVVACLKDNTNTRYVRLGDQFCVKDADLALEALSKDSFIARSSKSLVI from the coding sequence ATGGCTTTTGTTCCCATTCATAATCATAGTGACTACAGCCTTCTTGATGGAGCAAGTCAGCTCCCTTTAATGGTTCAAAGGGCAAAGGAATTGGGGATGCCAGCTCTAGCTCTTACTGATCATGGAGTAATGTATGGAGCGATTGAATTATTGAAGTTATGTAAGGCTGCGAATATAAAGCCAATTATTGGGAATGAGATGTATGTTATCAATGGTTCAATTGATGACCCTCAGCCCAAAAAAGAAAAAAGATATCATCTTGTTGTTGTAGCGAAAAACCAGATTGGTTATGAAAATTTAGTAAAGTTAACTACGCTTAGTCATTTAAACGGTGTTAGGGGAAGAGGTATATTTTCAAGACCATGTATAGATAAGTATTTATTTAAAAAATATAGCGAGGGGTTGATATGTTCAACAGCTTGCTTAGGTGGTGAAATTCCACAAGCGATTTTAAAAGGAAGAAATGACGTTGCTAGAGAAGTAGCAGCTTGGTATAAAGAAGTTTTGGGTGATGATTTTTATCTTGAAATTCAAGACCATGGATCAATTGAGGATAGAATTGTTAATAGTGAAATAGTCAAAATATCCGAAGAACTTGATATTAAAATTATTGCTACCAATGATGCACATTATTTATCAAAGAATGATATTGAAGCACATGATGCATTGATTTGTGTTTTGACTGGAAAGTTAATAAGTGATCACAAAAGATTGAGATATACAGGGACTGAATATATTAAATCTGAGGATGAAATGAGAAGTTTATTTACTGATCATTTAGACAAAAATGTCATAAATAGTGCAATAGAAAATACAGTTAAACTATCAAACAAAGTTGAAGAATATAAGATATTAGGCACTTATAAGATGCCAAATTTTCCTATACCTGATGGTTATCAACCAATTGAATATCTTAAAGAGATAACTATCAAAGGTTTACTAGAAATTTTAGATATTTCTAAATTTGAAAATCTTCCAATCACATATAAAGAAAGACTTGATTATGAGTTAAAAGTAATAGAACAAATGGGCTTTCCTACATATTTCCTTGTTGTATGGGATTATATAAGATTTGCAAGAGAGCAAAATATTCCTGTAGGCCCTGGTAGAGGTTCAGCAGCTGGCTCTTTAGTCGCTTTTTCTCTTCATATAACTAATATTGACCCAGTAGAAAATGGTTTGTTATTTGAAAGATTTCTCAATCCTGAGAGAAAGTCAATGCCTGATATTGATACTGATTTTTGTATTGAAAGACGTGGCGAAGTTATAGACTATGTAACTAAAAAGTATGGTGAAGATAAAGTTGCACAGATAATTACATTTAACAGAATGACATCTAAGGCTGTTTTGAAAGATGTTGCTCGTGTACTTGATATTCCCTATGGAGATGCAGACCGCTTAGCGAAATTAATTCCAGTTGTGAGGGGAAAGCCTGCAAAATTGGCAGCTATGATTTCAAAAGAATCGCCAAATAAAGATTTCTATGAAAAATACAATAATGATTCAAAAGTAAAGAAATGGGTTGATATGGCAATGAGGATAGAAGGGACAAATAAGACTTTTGGTGTTCATGCAGCAGGTGTAGTTATTGCTGCTAATTCACTTGACAATTTAGTTCCTCTTCAAAGAAACAATGATGGACAAATAATTACTCAATATTTTATGGAAGATATTGAATCACTTGGTCTTTTGAAGATGGACTTTTTAGGACTTAGAAATCTTACAATGATCGAAAAGACAATTGATTTAGTTGAGAAATCAATTGGTAAGAGATTAGATCCTGATTCTTTGCCTTTCACTGATGAAAAAACATTCGAACTTCTTTCTAGGGGTGATTTAGAAGGAATTTTCCAACTTGAATCTAGTGGAATGAGACAAATAGTAAAAGATCTAAAGCCTTCATCTCTTGAGGATATTTCTTCAATTCTTGCTCTTTATCGTCCAGGCCCTCTTGATGCAGGATTGATTCCTAAATTTATAAATAGAAAACATGGGAAGGAGAGTATTGATTTTCAACATCAATCACTTGAGCCAATTTTAAGTGAGACTTATGGAATCATGGTTTATCAAGAGCAGATCATGAAGATTGCACAGGATTTAGCAGGATATTCGCTTGGGCAAGCAGATTTATTGAGAAGGGCAATGGGTAAGAAAAAAGTATCCGAGATGCAGCGCCATAGAGCGATCTTTGTTGATGGAGCTGTTAAAAATGGTGTCACAAATGTCATCGCTGAACAGTTATTCGATCAAATGGTTTTATTTGCTGAATACTGCTTTAACAAAAGTCATTCAACTGCTTATGGAGCGGTTACTTATCAGACTGCTTATTTAAAAGCACATTATCCTGTCGCTTATATGGCGGCATTGCTTACCGTTAATGCTGGATCGGCTGACAAGATTCAAAGATATATTTCTAACTGTAATTCAATGGGCATAAACGTAATGCCTCCAAATATCAATACCTCTGGTGTTGATTTCACTCCAAAAGATAATTCAATTCTTTTTGGTTTTTCGGCTGTCAAAAATTTAGGTGATGGTGCAATTAGAAAAATTATCACCTCTAGAGATGAAGATGGCCAATTTACTTCTTTAGCACAATTCTGTGATCGAATTTCACTTGGTTCCGTTAACCGAAGAGGACTTGAGGCGTTGATACATAGTGGAGCGCTTGATTGTCTTGAAAAAAATGCAAATCGCGCTCAGCTTATTGCTGATTTGGATTTAACTATTGAATGGGCTTCTTCTAGAGCAAAAGATAGAACGAGCGGTCAAGGTAATCTCTTCGATTTATCTAATTCCACAAATAATGAATCATCACCGACTGATGATTATTCATCAGCTCCAAAGGCGAAAGAAGTCCAAGAGTATCTTCCTTCAGACAAACTTAAATTAGAAAAAGAGCATGTTGGATTCTATCTATCTGATCATCCTTTGAAGCAACTTTCAGAACCAGCAAAATTGATTGCTCCTATTAGCCTTAGTTCTTTAGAAGATCAAAAAGATAAGTCAAAGGTTAGTGTTATTGCAATGATTCCAGAAATGAGAGAAGTCACAACTAGAAAAGGTGACAGGATGGCAATTATTCAACTAGAGGATTTAACTGGTTCTTGTGAAGCTGTTGTTTTCCCAAAAAGCTATGAACGATTATCAGATCATTTGATGGTTGAAACGAGGTTATTGATATGGGGCAGCGTAGACAGGAGAGATGAAACTGTTCAATTGCTTATTGATGATTGTCGTGAAATTGATGACTTAAGATTTCTCTTGATTGATCTTCGTCCTGATCAAGCTACAGATATCAATATTCAGCATAAATTAAGAGAATGCCTTTCTAAAAACAGACCTAACAGAAATGAATTAGGTGTACGTATCCCAGTAGTAGCATGTCTAAAGGACAACACTAATACTAGGTATGTAAGGTTGGGCGATCAATTTTGCGTTAAGGATGCTGACCTGGCTTTGGAGGCACTATCTAAGGATTCATTTATTGCAAGATCAAGTAAAAGCCTTGTAATTTAA
- a CDS encoding Y-family DNA polymerase, whose protein sequence is MSKVILQIDGNNFYASCEQMIDPSIKGKGLVVLSNNDGCIIARSSEARRMGIPMGQPYFKLKNKLNQLNINVRSSNYELYGDISNRLMQLLRKNCEELEIYSIDEAFGTIKRPKEKCLYKWGKDLRALVYQNIGIPISIGIGETKVLSKISNHLAKKIQTNSGIFDIGRVENKDHYLDLINVDKVWGIGKRMSKWLKDRGITNARELRDMSSDQIKGKYGVVGLRIQNELKGNLCIPIKENSSDRKEICVSRSFAHPIDSLDDLSQAIIKYVLIASAKLRKYNQLSSAITVFTNTNTHSKDFFRSEATEKISVPTSNSKIMIEKSLSLTKEIFKPYKNFIKAGVILHKLQSNQYKQNLIFDAQNIKEELYLQRLDNVIDNINSKNGIDTINWGSSMMDTEWSPRRKNLSSIKTTNIENIPTIYAN, encoded by the coding sequence ATGTCCAAAGTAATACTTCAAATTGATGGGAATAATTTCTATGCTTCGTGTGAACAAATGATCGATCCTTCCATAAAAGGAAAGGGATTAGTAGTACTTTCGAATAATGATGGATGCATAATAGCTCGCAGTTCAGAGGCCAGAAGAATGGGAATTCCTATGGGACAGCCTTATTTCAAGTTAAAGAATAAACTAAATCAATTAAATATAAATGTGAGAAGTTCAAATTACGAACTGTACGGTGATATAAGTAATCGATTAATGCAACTACTAAGAAAAAATTGCGAAGAACTGGAAATTTACTCTATAGATGAAGCGTTTGGAACTATAAAACGTCCAAAAGAAAAGTGCTTATACAAATGGGGAAAAGATTTAAGGGCTTTGGTTTATCAAAACATAGGAATACCAATATCTATTGGTATTGGTGAGACAAAAGTTCTATCAAAAATTTCTAATCATCTAGCAAAAAAGATACAAACGAATTCAGGTATATTTGATATAGGTCGTGTTGAAAATAAAGATCATTATCTTGATCTAATTAATGTAGATAAAGTTTGGGGTATCGGCAAAAGGATGTCTAAATGGCTAAAAGACAGAGGCATCACTAATGCGAGAGAACTTAGAGATATGTCAAGCGACCAAATCAAAGGAAAGTATGGTGTAGTTGGTCTACGCATTCAAAATGAATTAAAAGGAAACCTCTGTATCCCTATAAAAGAGAACTCATCAGATCGAAAAGAAATCTGCGTAAGCAGGAGTTTTGCACATCCCATAGATAGCTTAGATGATTTGAGCCAAGCAATTATTAAATACGTTTTAATCGCAAGTGCTAAGTTGCGAAAATACAATCAATTATCTTCAGCTATTACGGTTTTTACGAATACAAATACTCATTCAAAAGATTTCTTTAGGAGTGAAGCAACAGAAAAAATAAGCGTTCCAACTTCTAACTCAAAGATCATGATTGAAAAAAGCCTATCACTAACAAAAGAAATTTTTAAACCATATAAAAATTTTATAAAAGCAGGTGTAATATTACATAAACTTCAAAGCAATCAATACAAACAAAACCTAATATTTGATGCACAGAATATTAAAGAAGAATTATATCTACAGAGACTAGATAATGTAATAGATAATATTAATTCGAAAAATGGTATAGATACAATAAATTGGGGATCATCAATGATGGATACAGAATGGAGCCCCCGAAGAAAAAATCTATCTAGTATAAAAACAACAAATATAGAAAATATTCCGACTATATATGCTAATTAG
- a CDS encoding PAM68 family protein, which translates to MKGSKKNKKDQPKEVKIGLSSNNSTPKIVSKKSSKSSSKKSGIPSYVANRMARRIAFTTGIPTLSGMGVFIGSYFLISKGIAEISPTVTLVSSALCFLIGLLGLSYGILSASWDLNTGSFLGFENIKPNINRMKDAFKTSQKDISS; encoded by the coding sequence ATGAAAGGTTCAAAGAAAAACAAAAAGGACCAACCTAAAGAAGTAAAAATAGGATTATCCAGCAATAACTCGACTCCAAAAATAGTTTCAAAGAAATCTTCAAAAAGTAGTAGCAAGAAATCAGGAATACCAAGCTATGTTGCAAATAGAATGGCAAGAAGAATAGCTTTTACGACAGGCATTCCAACCCTAAGTGGCATGGGAGTATTTATTGGAAGTTATTTTTTAATAAGCAAAGGTATTGCTGAAATATCTCCAACAGTCACTCTTGTAAGTTCAGCGCTTTGTTTCCTTATAGGTTTATTAGGATTAAGTTATGGAATACTCTCAGCTAGTTGGGATTTAAATACTGGAAGTTTTCTTGGTTTTGAAAACATAAAGCCAAACATCAATAGGATGAAAGATGCATTCAAAACAAGTCAAAAAGATATTTCAAGTTGA
- the rpsO gene encoding 30S ribosomal protein S15: protein MSLGTEEKQNLINTHQVHPTDTGSAEVQVAMLTTRISKLSTHLQGNIHDFSSRQGLLKMIGQRKRLLGYVRSKSEKRYTELIEKLAIRG from the coding sequence ATGTCACTTGGCACAGAAGAGAAACAAAATCTAATCAACACACATCAAGTACATCCAACTGATACTGGCTCAGCAGAAGTTCAAGTTGCGATGCTTACCACAAGGATCTCAAAATTAAGCACACATCTTCAAGGCAATATCCATGATTTCTCCTCAAGACAAGGATTGCTCAAAATGATTGGGCAGAGAAAAAGACTTTTAGGTTATGTACGTTCTAAAAGTGAAAAAAGATATACAGAGCTCATTGAAAAATTAGCTATTAGAGGATAA